The proteins below come from a single Actinomycetota bacterium genomic window:
- the hisF gene encoding imidazole glycerol phosphate synthase subunit HisF has protein sequence MIRVIPCLDVDRGRVVKGVNFVDIRDAGDPVELAARYDAEGADELVFLDITATHEERDTIIHLVERTAEEVFIPFTIGGGLRTEDDIRAVLAAGADKVSLNSAAVRDPDLVERAALRFGDQCIVVAIDAKRRADGSGWEVYLAGGRQETGIEAVAWAAEAARRGAGELLVTSMDRDGTQVGFDTELLSAIAAAAPVPVIASGGAGTLEHFARAVTTGHADAVLAASVFHDGVYTVGEVKAAMARDGVRVRR, from the coding sequence ATGATCCGGGTGATCCCCTGCCTGGACGTCGATCGCGGTCGCGTCGTCAAGGGGGTCAACTTCGTCGACATCCGCGACGCGGGCGACCCGGTGGAGCTCGCGGCGCGCTACGACGCCGAGGGGGCCGACGAGCTCGTGTTCCTCGACATCACGGCCACGCATGAGGAGCGCGACACAATCATCCACCTCGTGGAGCGCACCGCCGAGGAGGTGTTCATCCCGTTCACCATCGGCGGCGGGCTGCGCACCGAGGACGACATCCGCGCGGTTCTCGCGGCCGGAGCCGACAAGGTGTCGCTCAACTCGGCCGCCGTGCGCGACCCCGACCTGGTGGAGCGCGCGGCGCTGAGGTTCGGCGACCAGTGCATCGTGGTGGCCATCGACGCCAAGCGCCGCGCCGACGGCTCGGGATGGGAGGTCTACCTCGCGGGCGGCAGGCAGGAGACCGGAATCGAGGCCGTGGCATGGGCCGCGGAGGCCGCGCGCAGGGGGGCGGGGGAGCTGTTGGTCACCAGCATGGATCGCGACGGCACCCAAGTGGGGTTCGACACCGAACTGCTCTCGGCCATCGCCGCCGCCGCCCCGGTGCCGGTGATCGCGTCGGGCGGCGCCGGCACGCTCGAGCACTTCGCGCGGGCCGTCACCACCGGGCACGCCGACGCGGTGCTGGCAGCCTCGGTGTTCCACGATGGGGTGTATACGGTTGGCGAGGTGAAGGCGGCGATGGCGCGTGACGGCGTGCGCGTGAGGAGGTAG